From Priestia filamentosa, a single genomic window includes:
- a CDS encoding ArpU family phage packaging/lysis transcriptional regulator gives MNQLSFTLPKIDREKTRKAVEGILEKYRLYLLQVPETKLPKVTATYSLVPPHFGNEYHSSTEEAVIKRVDYERERDAFLKRVQQAVNRLSFKERQIIIERYMGFEEKYDYEVYNELGMSERGYYRVKGRAFYKLAFILNLETSIL, from the coding sequence ATGAATCAACTATCCTTTACCTTACCAAAAATTGATCGTGAGAAGACTCGTAAAGCGGTAGAGGGAATTCTGGAAAAGTATCGATTATACTTACTGCAGGTACCAGAGACAAAGCTTCCAAAGGTTACAGCAACATACTCTTTGGTTCCTCCACACTTTGGAAATGAGTATCATTCTTCTACAGAGGAGGCTGTTATCAAGAGAGTTGATTATGAGAGGGAACGAGATGCTTTTTTAAAACGAGTTCAGCAGGCAGTTAATCGCTTATCTTTTAAGGAACGGCAGATTATTATAGAACGCTATATGGGCTTTGAAGAGAAGTATGATTATGAGGTTTATAACGAATTAGGTATGAGCGAGCGTGGATATTATCGGGTGAAGGGAAGAGCCTTTTATAAGTTGGCTTTTATTTTAAATTTAGAAACATCTATACTATAG